In the Alkaliphilus oremlandii OhILAs genome, one interval contains:
- a CDS encoding class II SORL domain-containing protein, protein MKTLGQLLQTGDWKGEKHVPVIHAPEKVKAGEVFEIKVSVGDAIGHPNTLEHYIAWFKVFFHADGGKFPVEIANFDFKAHGEDGNFTEPAGVARIKLDKSGTIHAVSYCNIHGLWENSQEIVVE, encoded by the coding sequence ATGAAAACATTAGGTCAATTATTACAAACAGGAGATTGGAAGGGAGAAAAACACGTTCCAGTAATTCATGCTCCTGAAAAAGTAAAAGCAGGAGAGGTTTTTGAAATTAAAGTATCTGTAGGCGATGCGATTGGTCATCCAAACACACTAGAGCATTACATTGCTTGGTTTAAAGTGTTCTTCCATGCAGATGGCGGAAAATTCCCAGTAGAAATTGCCAACTTCGACTTTAAAGCACATGGAGAAGATGGAAACTTTACAGAGCCAGCTGGTGTAGCTCGTATCAAATTAGATAAATCTGGTACAATTCACGCTGTAAGCTACTGCAATATTCACGGACTTTGGGAAAACAGCCAAGAGATCGTTGTAGAATAA
- the thiT gene encoding energy-coupled thiamine transporter ThiT, producing MFQKFLEFKPITVIILATMVLLSIALIFRDRKQNKNSYYTKMIVYGSLCIALSFVLSYIRLYRFPQGGSITPASMLPIYIFAIMFGPTAGILAGFAFGMIQLIQDPYIIHWAQFFLDYPLSFGALGLAGLYRKNLGISCLIGGFGRFVMNFLSGVIFFGSYAPEGMNAFLYSLIVNGLVIGTDTLICVIVSFVPQIQNAVKEVQKISL from the coding sequence ATGTTTCAAAAGTTTTTAGAATTCAAACCCATTACCGTGATCATTTTAGCCACCATGGTACTATTGTCTATTGCTCTGATTTTCAGAGATCGAAAACAGAATAAAAACTCGTACTATACGAAGATGATCGTATACGGAAGTTTATGTATTGCACTTTCATTCGTTCTATCCTACATTCGTTTATATCGTTTCCCACAAGGCGGCAGTATCACCCCTGCCAGTATGCTGCCCATCTATATCTTTGCGATCATGTTCGGTCCAACAGCAGGTATTCTAGCTGGTTTTGCCTTTGGTATGATCCAATTGATTCAAGACCCTTACATTATTCATTGGGCTCAATTTTTCTTAGACTATCCACTGTCTTTTGGTGCTCTAGGACTGGCTGGCTTATATCGTAAGAATCTAGGAATTTCTTGTTTGATTGGAGGCTTTGGAAGATTCGTGATGAACTTCTTATCCGGTGTTATTTTCTTCGGTTCCTATGCACCGGAAGGAATGAATGCATTCCTATATTCCCTTATCGTCAATGGTTTGGTTATTGGAACAGATACACTAATCTGTGTAATCGTCAGCTTTGTTCCACAAATACAGAATGCCGTAAAAGAAGTGCAGAAAATTTCTCTATAG
- a CDS encoding methyl-accepting chemotaxis protein, which yields MQVKSIRKRIIAIFGAAIIVLLSVLGVFIHGSVSDLTEVLINDLVVQITDARSAEITKIIESSMNELRAIATQDVIRTGDMAIIKPYLDSREGTFSKNFSTMMFVDLNGDFYATGGGQANIKGRADFEAIVRDGKDIYVSDPIIAKVSGKPIVNITTSVKNESNELVGVFAGVVGLNTIADASSEITIGGIGEGMIIDHTGLIIAHQDETMRLNSNLFDGMKKEGKEFEALKEKIENNDNGAQVFVDNEGQYFIGIFSKIENTNGWHLFVKVPLQEIMKTSNASLKLILLFIGAIIAVTLLLFYIISGRISKPIVMLADYTKTIAELDAREDVPEKILKMNDEVGNLGQSIQEVVNSLRVFIEGVGDSAEKVLGSSEMLAIASKEAGLAAEEIARTVGQIAEGATEQAKDTEQGVFMADELGRIIETDVSYTIELMEQAERVMKLQDDGTAVIDQLTEKTRENIEAIESVYEGIVRTNESSVKINEASQVIKGIAEQTNLLALNAAIEAARAGESGRGFAVVADEIRKLAEQSRASTNEIEEVVAELQQNSSITVDIIKNVAEITKEQEKSVEVTKNAFDGISDAIVLTKEKITGINNSSKNMADKKDGIIGIIQELSAISEENAASTEQVSAATEEQLATMEEISNASGNMEEIAEELKNIISMFKI from the coding sequence ATGCAAGTGAAATCTATTCGTAAAAGAATCATAGCCATTTTTGGAGCAGCAATTATTGTATTATTATCGGTTCTGGGGGTCTTTATACACGGCTCTGTGAGTGATTTAACTGAAGTATTAATCAATGATTTAGTTGTTCAAATAACAGATGCGAGAAGTGCTGAAATTACAAAGATCATTGAATCTAGTATGAATGAACTTAGAGCAATCGCTACACAAGATGTTATTAGAACTGGGGATATGGCAATTATTAAACCCTATTTAGACAGTAGAGAGGGTACCTTTAGTAAAAACTTTTCAACGATGATGTTTGTAGATTTAAATGGGGACTTCTACGCTACTGGTGGAGGACAAGCTAATATTAAGGGACGGGCAGACTTTGAAGCTATTGTAAGGGATGGTAAGGACATCTATGTATCCGATCCTATTATCGCTAAGGTTTCAGGTAAACCAATCGTAAATATTACAACCTCTGTCAAGAATGAAAGCAATGAGCTTGTGGGCGTATTTGCAGGTGTCGTAGGGTTGAATACAATTGCAGATGCTTCTAGCGAGATTACCATTGGTGGTATTGGAGAAGGAATGATTATCGACCATACGGGATTGATCATTGCCCATCAAGATGAAACTATGAGATTAAATTCAAACCTTTTTGATGGAATGAAAAAAGAAGGCAAGGAGTTTGAAGCTTTAAAAGAAAAGATTGAGAACAATGATAATGGTGCTCAAGTATTTGTTGATAATGAAGGACAGTATTTTATTGGTATTTTTTCTAAAATAGAAAATACCAATGGATGGCATTTATTTGTGAAGGTGCCTTTGCAGGAAATTATGAAGACCAGCAATGCATCGTTAAAACTTATTCTACTATTTATTGGTGCTATTATTGCGGTCACACTTTTATTGTTCTATATTATTTCGGGAAGAATATCGAAGCCAATTGTGATGCTTGCTGATTATACAAAGACAATTGCAGAACTAGACGCAAGAGAAGATGTGCCGGAGAAGATTCTTAAAATGAACGACGAAGTTGGGAATTTAGGCCAATCTATTCAGGAAGTAGTGAATAGTCTGAGGGTCTTTATAGAAGGGGTAGGAGATTCCGCAGAAAAGGTTTTAGGGTCATCTGAAATGCTAGCGATCGCTTCTAAAGAGGCAGGTCTTGCGGCAGAGGAGATTGCAAGAACCGTTGGTCAAATCGCTGAAGGAGCGACAGAACAAGCTAAAGATACAGAACAAGGCGTATTCATGGCAGACGAACTAGGAAGAATCATTGAAACTGATGTGAGCTACACTATAGAATTGATGGAACAAGCAGAGCGGGTCATGAAATTACAAGATGATGGTACTGCTGTAATAGACCAATTGACAGAAAAAACAAGAGAAAATATAGAAGCGATTGAAAGCGTTTATGAAGGTATCGTAAGAACCAATGAAAGTTCCGTAAAGATCAATGAAGCAAGCCAAGTAATTAAGGGCATTGCAGAGCAAACGAATTTATTGGCCTTAAATGCAGCAATAGAGGCAGCTAGAGCTGGCGAGTCTGGAAGAGGATTTGCGGTAGTTGCCGATGAAATTAGAAAACTAGCAGAGCAGTCTAGAGCATCTACCAACGAAATTGAGGAAGTTGTTGCAGAGCTGCAACAAAATTCAAGTATTACGGTGGATATTATTAAAAACGTGGCAGAAATAACGAAGGAACAAGAGAAGAGCGTTGAGGTTACGAAGAATGCATTCGATGGAATCTCGGATGCCATTGTATTAACGAAAGAAAAGATCACTGGAATTAATAACTCTAGCAAGAACATGGCAGACAAGAAGGATGGAATCATCGGAATTATTCAGGAATTATCTGCTATATCTGAAGAAAATGCGGCTTCAACAGAGCAAGTTTCTGCGGCAACGGAAGAGCAGCTGGCTACTATGGAGGAAATATCCAATGCCAGCGGAAACATGGAAGAAATCGCAGAGGAGCTAAAAAACATTATATCCATGTTTAAAATCTAA
- a CDS encoding SEC-C metal-binding domain-containing protein encodes MSLYSQWTKIAFEHTEEKDAVEFWEKYCAVEKGIYEKVLEVPTTNIKGQLSELAKEYGVDDVTFVGFIDGINTSLTSEIDLEKLAEDSNVELNIDLEKLYFNMLNANAEWLYTLPQWDAILTVEQRKEIKKSFNATKTVVNDEKIGRNDACPCGSGKKYKKCCGK; translated from the coding sequence ATGAGTTTATATAGTCAGTGGACAAAAATAGCTTTTGAACATACAGAAGAAAAGGACGCAGTAGAGTTTTGGGAAAAATACTGTGCTGTGGAAAAAGGAATCTACGAAAAGGTTTTAGAAGTACCTACAACAAATATTAAAGGACAGCTTTCTGAATTAGCAAAGGAATACGGCGTAGACGATGTTACCTTTGTAGGATTTATTGACGGTATCAACACCAGCCTTACGTCAGAAATCGACTTGGAAAAGCTTGCTGAAGACAGCAACGTAGAATTAAACATTGATCTAGAAAAACTATACTTCAATATGTTGAATGCCAATGCCGAATGGCTGTACACACTGCCGCAGTGGGATGCAATCTTAACTGTAGAGCAGAGAAAAGAAATCAAAAAATCATTCAATGCAACAAAAACTGTAGTGAATGATGAAAAAATAGGCAGAAACGATGCATGCCCTTGTGGTAGCGGTAAAAAATATAAAAAATGTTGCGGTAAATAA
- a CDS encoding dUTP diphosphatase, which translates to MNLTELYRIQSQLDERISREHGLEHKDLVPFKLLALQVELGELANETRCFKFWSNKGPSSKDVILEEYVDCLHFILSIGLDLSLTHIQIERITNDATLAEEFQNLFTYIASFKEEYTMDHYRRIWNHFLLLGRKLDFTEEEIFESYLEKNKVNHKRQDEGY; encoded by the coding sequence ATGAATTTAACAGAACTATATAGGATACAAAGCCAATTAGATGAACGTATCAGCAGGGAACATGGACTAGAGCATAAGGATCTCGTTCCCTTTAAATTATTAGCTTTACAGGTGGAATTAGGAGAGCTGGCAAATGAGACACGTTGCTTTAAGTTCTGGAGTAATAAAGGCCCATCTTCTAAGGATGTGATCCTGGAAGAGTATGTAGATTGTCTCCATTTTATCTTGAGCATTGGGTTAGATTTGAGCTTGACCCATATTCAAATAGAGAGGATTACAAACGATGCCACTTTGGCGGAGGAATTTCAAAACTTGTTTACTTATATTGCTTCCTTCAAAGAGGAATATACCATGGATCATTATAGAAGGATATGGAATCATTTCTTACTTTTAGGAAGAAAATTAGATTTTACGGAAGAAGAAATATTTGAATCTTATTTAGAAAAAAATAAAGTAAACCATAAAAGACAGGATGAAGGCTATTAA
- a CDS encoding MATE family efflux transporter, with product MFNNLIQTLYNLADTFWVSKLGTMPMAAMTLVSPVIFLTLSIGTGINVAGTALISQYIGSNDEEKSIKVSTQMFTFSVILSIILGIIGYLLTPFIVTFMGGQDEIFTYSSQYLTIMFWEIPGMFLFLVYTAIKQSQGDTFTPMVLNVLGVILNILLDPIFIFTFNMGIKGAAIATVLSRMIFALYAIYTLFAHKDGIYLDRNNLKMEKDILKEIIAIGLPSTLGQSAASFGFVILNSFVISYGANTLAAFGIGNRINSLVLMPVMGIGSALATIVGQNLGADKKDRAKLAVQTALKLSTILMVIGGVIMVIVSSSIVSIFVKDDPDVLQQGTEYLRLVSISLPLMGFFQVFVGTFQGSGHTIYAMMMDMGRLWGLRIPMIILFKNFTQWGPNGVWYAMLLSNAITCVFGFIIFLSGKWQKQVIHKKKALA from the coding sequence ATGTTCAACAACCTCATACAAACCTTATACAATTTAGCGGATACCTTTTGGGTAAGTAAGCTGGGGACTATGCCTATGGCTGCCATGACCCTGGTGTCTCCTGTAATTTTCCTAACCCTATCCATTGGAACAGGAATTAACGTTGCAGGTACTGCGCTAATTTCTCAGTATATTGGTTCCAACGATGAAGAAAAGTCCATCAAGGTTTCAACTCAAATGTTTACGTTCTCTGTTATTCTATCGATTATCTTAGGCATTATCGGCTACCTCCTAACGCCTTTTATCGTTACATTCATGGGTGGCCAAGATGAAATATTTACCTATAGCTCCCAATATCTAACGATCATGTTTTGGGAAATTCCAGGAATGTTTCTTTTCCTAGTATATACTGCAATCAAACAGAGTCAGGGCGATACCTTTACACCCATGGTATTAAACGTACTGGGTGTAATACTCAATATCCTTCTAGACCCAATATTTATTTTCACATTCAATATGGGTATTAAAGGGGCGGCCATCGCAACGGTTCTCTCTAGAATGATCTTTGCACTCTATGCGATTTACACCTTATTTGCTCATAAAGATGGTATCTACTTGGATCGAAATAATCTAAAAATGGAGAAAGATATTTTAAAAGAAATCATTGCCATAGGGCTACCGAGTACCTTAGGGCAATCTGCTGCATCCTTTGGCTTCGTCATATTAAATAGCTTTGTCATATCCTACGGTGCCAATACTCTAGCGGCCTTTGGTATTGGTAACAGAATTAATTCTCTCGTTCTGATGCCCGTTATGGGAATCGGTAGTGCTCTTGCTACCATCGTGGGGCAAAACTTAGGAGCCGACAAAAAGGACCGAGCAAAACTAGCGGTCCAAACTGCCTTAAAGCTTTCAACCATACTAATGGTCATTGGCGGTGTCATTATGGTGATCGTCTCCTCAAGTATTGTGTCTATTTTCGTGAAGGATGACCCAGATGTTCTTCAGCAAGGTACAGAGTACTTGCGATTGGTCAGTATTTCTCTGCCCCTTATGGGATTTTTCCAAGTATTTGTCGGTACCTTTCAAGGCTCCGGTCATACAATCTATGCCATGATGATGGATATGGGCAGATTATGGGGACTGCGCATTCCAATGATTATCTTATTTAAAAATTTTACACAGTGGGGTCCCAATGGCGTTTGGTATGCCATGCTCTTAAGTAATGCCATCACCTGTGTTTTTGGCTTCATTATATTTTTAAGTGGAAAATGGCAGAAACAAGTGATTCATAAGAAAAAGGCACTCGCTTAA
- a CDS encoding molybdopterin-dependent oxidoreductase: protein MKKIRTACSLDCWDACAIEITMEDHQVVKVQGDPNHPITKGFLCQKGMKHLERVLSEDRLTSPMKKENGTWIPIGWEMAIQEIGAKLKEIRDNFGSSSLLHYKDSGHGGVVKSIDNAFFNSYGGATLPKGSLCWSAGIAAQKLDFGKPLSHNPDDYLNAKTILIWGRNPVDTNIHLVPYLKRAKENGANIVVIDPIKTATAYLGTHYYSIKPEADGFLAIAMAKIILSEGDEDTTFIDDRSRGFQEYQQYIDTFSMDALVDKIGISLEEILELTALYKNKPSAIILGYGLQRYYNGGKNIRFIDALAALTGNIGIAGGGVSYANKRVVEWIDDAYASNTLAFEPPTFKRALFADYVLENAPNRIKGIFVTTSNPVVQLPDTTRTIEAFKAIPFKVTIDHFMTDTAQLSDYVLPATHIYEEEDFIYSSMWQPYFRYTERVLPPRDGVKSEFEIFKLLAQEMGMTDFLQKYPDEKTYLNKSLAPLLEKLNLSLEEIQGKSLTIAEEDIPWKDKKFNTPSGKFQFINPVEEDLEFISIQNHEYPLHLLSVHPKHSLHSQHFKDEDPNTLPKVYGSAKTFQRYGVLEGQEITLSSKDGKIQALSIFSENIREDVLMIQEGWWLKNQGVNRMTSTGVSDIGNQAVFNNCLCKIVK from the coding sequence ATGAAGAAAATACGGACAGCCTGTTCCCTCGATTGCTGGGATGCATGTGCCATAGAAATTACAATGGAAGATCATCAAGTGGTGAAGGTCCAAGGAGATCCCAATCATCCAATTACAAAAGGATTTCTATGCCAAAAAGGAATGAAGCATCTTGAAAGGGTCCTCAGTGAAGACCGCCTCACATCCCCTATGAAAAAAGAAAATGGGACTTGGATTCCCATTGGATGGGAAATGGCCATTCAAGAAATCGGTGCAAAGCTGAAAGAAATTCGAGACAATTTTGGCTCCAGCTCCCTCCTCCACTACAAGGATTCTGGCCATGGCGGTGTGGTAAAAAGCATCGACAATGCGTTTTTTAATAGCTATGGCGGTGCCACATTACCCAAGGGAAGCCTCTGTTGGAGTGCTGGAATCGCCGCACAAAAACTAGACTTTGGAAAACCACTGAGTCACAATCCCGACGATTATTTAAATGCTAAAACCATCCTTATTTGGGGCAGAAATCCAGTGGATACTAATATTCATCTCGTACCCTACTTAAAAAGGGCCAAGGAAAATGGTGCGAATATTGTCGTAATCGACCCAATAAAAACAGCAACAGCGTATTTAGGAACCCATTACTATTCAATCAAGCCAGAAGCCGATGGATTCTTAGCAATTGCTATGGCAAAGATTATACTGAGCGAAGGCGATGAGGATACTACCTTTATTGATGATCGTTCCAGAGGTTTTCAGGAATATCAACAATATATCGATACCTTCTCTATGGATGCTCTCGTAGATAAAATCGGCATTTCCCTTGAAGAGATTCTGGAGCTTACAGCCTTATATAAGAACAAACCATCTGCTATCATTTTGGGGTATGGACTACAACGATATTATAACGGCGGTAAAAATATCCGCTTCATCGACGCTCTAGCAGCACTGACAGGAAATATCGGCATTGCAGGGGGTGGCGTTTCCTATGCAAATAAAAGGGTGGTGGAATGGATTGACGATGCGTACGCAAGCAATACCCTCGCCTTTGAACCACCAACCTTTAAAAGGGCCCTCTTTGCAGATTATGTTTTGGAAAATGCACCGAATCGTATCAAGGGAATTTTTGTAACTACCAGCAATCCAGTGGTTCAGCTTCCAGATACTACACGAACCATAGAAGCCTTTAAAGCCATTCCTTTTAAGGTCACCATCGATCATTTTATGACCGACACAGCACAGCTTTCCGACTACGTACTCCCCGCTACCCACATTTATGAAGAGGAGGATTTCATTTATTCTTCTATGTGGCAGCCTTATTTCCGCTATACAGAGAGAGTGCTCCCCCCTAGAGATGGTGTAAAGAGCGAATTTGAAATCTTCAAGCTACTGGCACAAGAGATGGGTATGACGGATTTCTTACAGAAATATCCCGATGAAAAAACTTATTTAAATAAAAGCCTTGCACCTCTTTTAGAAAAGCTGAATTTATCATTAGAGGAGATTCAAGGAAAGAGCCTTACTATCGCCGAAGAAGATATTCCATGGAAAGATAAGAAATTCAATACGCCTTCTGGCAAATTTCAATTTATCAACCCAGTAGAAGAAGATTTGGAGTTCATCTCCATTCAGAATCATGAATACCCTTTGCATCTTTTGTCCGTCCATCCAAAGCATTCTTTACATTCGCAGCACTTTAAAGACGAAGATCCTAATACGCTACCCAAGGTATATGGATCTGCCAAAACATTTCAGCGGTATGGTGTTCTAGAAGGCCAAGAGATTACATTGTCTTCTAAGGATGGCAAGATTCAGGCTCTGTCTATTTTCAGCGAAAATATACGAGAAGACGTACTCATGATTCAGGAAGGATGGTGGCTAAAGAATCAGGGGGTAAATCGCATGACTTCAACAGGCGTATCGGATATTGGGAACCAAGCTGTTTTTAATAATTGTCTATGTAAAATCGTTAAATAA
- a CDS encoding metallophosphoesterase has product MFLFVHKPYIPKDLKKEKGPFLMHISDTTEGIYKYIDKVIQEINPQYIVHTGDIVDNIKLETNADYLYLHQKGLSQFQDVIKKYRGNIYYALGNHDDRESVKNILNGGIIVGKELITIEGKVFSMSHKYEMLQKKADYYLYGHSFDPCSYEKNGEIFLNGLMKINIIVLSTGRIYELGYPVGVNYERKMEKRSVGL; this is encoded by the coding sequence ATGTTTCTATTCGTACACAAACCCTATATACCAAAGGACTTAAAGAAAGAAAAAGGGCCTTTTCTGATGCACATTAGCGACACCACAGAAGGAATATATAAATACATTGATAAAGTGATACAAGAAATTAATCCACAATATATTGTGCATACTGGGGATATCGTAGACAATATAAAGTTAGAAACCAACGCAGACTATTTATATTTACACCAAAAAGGCCTCAGTCAATTTCAGGATGTCATAAAAAAATATAGAGGAAATATATATTATGCATTAGGCAATCATGATGATAGAGAAAGTGTTAAAAATATTCTAAATGGGGGTATAATTGTAGGTAAGGAGTTAATCACAATAGAAGGAAAGGTATTTTCCATGAGCCATAAATATGAAATGCTGCAAAAAAAAGCAGATTATTATTTATATGGCCATTCATTTGACCCTTGTAGCTATGAAAAAAATGGAGAAATCTTTTTGAATGGATTAATGAAAATCAATATTATCGTTTTATCCACAGGTCGAATCTATGAACTAGGATATCCTGTAGGAGTCAACTATGAACGAAAAATGGAAAAAAGAAGTGTAGGACTATAA
- a CDS encoding nitroreductase family protein: protein MTFINLVENRKSVREYQKKLLGAKEMKALEKALEEIDVLIKNVHVDFAFIEDGWGKEEILRGRAGYVGNPVLAPHYIALISEEKEGYLLNSSYILEQIVLKAVELDIASCWISVENDAAGLKRDLGIDKPGEIVAMIALGYPKTHIPYTKKSGSSRIGVEDFVFKGDWGNVPTHEELEQMGIEQALHSIRFAPSWANLQPWKLIIDKDQIILAVGGKEVSKKHLMLDAGIMMLYMKKAFSSVGITADWSIYKEELDGSLSEYHIPSEYTAVGILHI, encoded by the coding sequence ATGACATTTATTAACTTGGTTGAAAACAGAAAATCCGTAAGGGAGTATCAAAAGAAGCTTTTGGGAGCTAAGGAAATGAAAGCATTGGAGAAAGCATTAGAAGAAATAGATGTATTGATTAAGAATGTGCATGTAGACTTTGCTTTTATTGAAGATGGATGGGGTAAGGAAGAAATTTTAAGAGGGAGAGCTGGGTATGTTGGAAATCCTGTACTAGCACCTCACTATATCGCATTGATTAGTGAAGAAAAGGAAGGTTATTTATTGAACTCATCATATATTCTAGAGCAAATCGTTTTAAAAGCTGTAGAATTAGATATTGCCAGCTGTTGGATTTCCGTAGAAAACGATGCTGCTGGACTAAAACGTGACCTTGGAATAGATAAACCAGGAGAAATTGTTGCTATGATTGCTCTAGGATATCCTAAAACCCATATCCCTTATACAAAGAAAAGTGGATCTTCCCGTATTGGTGTAGAAGACTTTGTCTTTAAAGGAGATTGGGGGAATGTTCCTACCCATGAAGAGTTAGAGCAAATGGGAATCGAGCAAGCGTTACATAGCATTCGATTCGCGCCATCCTGGGCAAACCTACAGCCATGGAAATTGATCATCGATAAGGATCAAATTATTTTAGCCGTAGGTGGAAAAGAAGTGAGTAAAAAACATTTAATGCTAGATGCTGGTATTATGATGCTTTATATGAAGAAGGCATTCAGTAGCGTTGGTATTACTGCAGACTGGAGTATTTATAAGGAAGAATTAGATGGTAGTCTCTCTGAGTACCACATCCCTTCCGAATATACTGCTGTTGGAATATTACATATTTAG
- a CDS encoding bifunctional 5,10-methylenetetrahydrofolate dehydrogenase/5,10-methenyltetrahydrofolate cyclohydrolase — MSNVLKGKPVADKISEGLIQEVEVLKEKGITPKLAILRVGARGDDLAYEKGALSRCAKIGIDTEVKEFPEDITQEDFIEALRKTNGDPSIHGILIFRPLPKQLNEDVIKYEIAAEKDIDCLSPINAAKLLEGDDTGFPPCTPMAVIEILKHYEVQMEGKKAVVLGRSMVVGKPAALLLLKENATVTICHSRTKELSSVTKEGDILVAAIGKDRFVKEDFIKEGAVVIDVGINVDAEGNMYGDVDFEGCKEKAGMITPVPAGVGSVTTSILAKHVLKACRLQHNIY; from the coding sequence GTGTCAAATGTACTAAAGGGTAAGCCTGTAGCAGATAAAATCAGCGAGGGTTTAATTCAGGAAGTAGAAGTGTTAAAGGAAAAAGGGATCACACCAAAATTAGCAATCCTACGAGTTGGTGCTAGAGGCGACGATTTAGCATATGAAAAGGGAGCGTTATCAAGATGTGCTAAAATCGGAATTGACACAGAAGTAAAGGAGTTTCCAGAAGATATCACACAGGAGGACTTCATAGAAGCCCTTAGAAAAACCAATGGAGACCCTAGTATTCATGGCATATTGATCTTTAGACCATTACCAAAGCAATTGAATGAAGATGTGATTAAGTATGAGATAGCAGCAGAAAAGGATATCGATTGTTTGAGCCCGATTAACGCTGCAAAGCTATTAGAGGGTGACGATACTGGATTTCCACCCTGTACACCAATGGCTGTTATTGAGATTCTAAAGCACTATGAGGTGCAGATGGAAGGTAAAAAGGCAGTGGTATTAGGTAGATCCATGGTTGTAGGAAAACCAGCAGCACTGCTACTTTTGAAGGAAAATGCAACGGTAACAATTTGCCATTCCAGAACAAAGGAGCTTTCCAGTGTGACGAAAGAGGGCGATATTTTAGTCGCTGCCATCGGTAAAGATCGATTTGTAAAAGAAGATTTCATTAAAGAAGGTGCCGTAGTCATTGATGTAGGAATCAATGTAGATGCAGAGGGTAACATGTATGGCGACGTGGACTTTGAAGGGTGCAAGGAAAAAGCTGGAATGATTACGCCTGTGCCTGCCGGTGTAGGTTCTGTAACGACTTCAATCCTAGCAAAGCATGTACTTAAGGCATGTAGGCTTCAACATAATATTTACTAA